A genomic stretch from Malus domestica chromosome 15, GDT2T_hap1 includes:
- the LOC103436113 gene encoding cytochrome P450 84A1-like produces the protein MDYLLQSLQPLQSMTPLLLIIPLLFLLPLIFRFRRPPPYPPGPKGLPLIGNMLLMDQLTHRGLAKLAKKYGGIFHLRMGFLHMVAISNPDVARQVLQVQDNIFSNRPATIAISYLTYDRADMAFAHYGPFWRQMRKLCVMKLFSRKRAESWESVRDEVDSSVRTVTVHVGSAVNIGELVFSLTKNIIYRAAFGTSSQEGQDEFIGILQEFSKLFGAFNIADFIPSLGWVDPQGLNNRLAKARESLDRFIDTIIDDHMEKKRNGKGVSDGETDMVDELLAFYSEEAKVYESEDNLQNAIKLTRDNIKAIIMDVMFGGTETVASAIEWAMSELMKSPEDLKRVQQELADVVGLDRRPEETDFEKLTYLKCALKETLRLHPPIPLLLHETSEDAVVAGYRIPKRSRVMINAWAIGRDKDSWEDAESFKPSRFLKEGVPDFKGSNFEFIPFGSGRRSCPGMQLGLYALEMAVAHLLHCFTWELPDGMKPSELDMNDVFGLTAPRASRLIAVPSKRVVCPL, from the exons ATGGATTATCTTCTGCAGTCCTTGCAACCCTTACAATCCATGACACCACTCTTGCTCATAATCCCACTCCTATTTCTCCTCCCTCTAATTTTCCGTTTCCGGCGACCACCACCATACCCGCCCGGCCCCAAAGGCCTACCCCTTATTGGCAACATGTTATTGATGGACCAACTAACTCACCGGGGCCTCGCCAAGCTGGCCAAGAAATACGGCGGCATATTCCACCTCCGCATGGGGTTTTTACACATGGTTGCGATTTCCAACCCTGACGTGGCACGACAAGTCCTTCAAGTCCAAGACAACATCTTCTCCAACCGCCCGGCCACCATCGCCATCAGCTACCTCACCTACGACCGCGCTGACATGGCCTTCGCGCACTACGGGCCCTTCTGGCGCCAGATGCGTAAGCTCTGCGTCATGAAGCTCTTTAGTCGCAAACGCGCCGAGTCCTGGGAGTCTGTCAGGGATGAAGTGGACTCATCGGTTAGGACCGTCACAGTTCATGTTGGTTCGGCTGTAAACATCGGAGAGTTGGTTTTTTCGCTCacgaaaaatattatttatcgGGCGGCGTTCGGGACGAGCTCTCAGGAAGGGCAGGATGAGTTTATTGGGATACTGCAGGAATTTTCCAAATTGTTTGGAGCTTTTAATATTGCTGATTTTATTCCTAGCCTGGGGTGGGTTGATCCTCAGGGGCTAAACAATAGACTCGCTAAGGCTCGTGAGTCCTTGGATCGGTTCATTGACACCATCATAGATGATCACATGGAGAAGAAAAGGAATGGTAAGGGAGTGAGTGACGGTGAAACGGACATGGTGGATGAGTTGTTGGCTTTTTACAGTGAAGAAGCTAAAGTATATGAATCTGAAGATAATTTGCAAAACGCCATCAAACTTACTAGGGATAACATCAAGGCCATCATCATG GACGTAATGTTTGGCGGGACGGAGACTGTGGCGTCGGCAATAGAGTGGGCCATGTCGGAGCTGATGAAGAGCCCGGAGGACCTAAAGAGGGTCCAACAAGAACTTGCTGACGTGGTGGGTCTAGACCGTCGACCTGAAGAGACCGACTTCGAGAAGTTGACATACCTAAAATGTGCCCTAAAAGAGACACTACGACTCCACCCACCAATTCCACTACTCCTCCACGAGACCTCGGAGGACGCTGTAGTAGCCGGCTACCGCATTCCCAAAAGATCGCGTGTGATGATCAACGCGTGGGCCATTGGACGTGACAAGGACTCGTGGGAGGACGCCGAGTCCTTCAAGCCCTCGAGGTTTTTGAAAGAAGGTGTGCCTGACTTTAAGGGGAGTAACTTCGAGTTCATTCCGTTCGGGTCCGGTCGGAGGTCGTGCCCGGGCATGCAACTAGGGTTGTACGCGCTGGAGATGGCGGTGGCACACTTGCTTCATTGTTTTACGTGGGAGTTGCCTGATGGTATGAAACCTAGTGAGCTCGACATGAACGACGTGTTTGGACTCACCGCTCCGAGAGCGAGTCGACTCATCGCCGTACCGAGTAAAAGGGTGGTTTGTCCACTCTGA
- the LOC103436115 gene encoding uncharacterized protein, whose translation MDTNNNGKDELPDQSKASKKGRSCKGTLYYSSALKSKVYNPLCVGIPRAIPEVPQSIVAETEMKASKDDRHLTEFRYACAGYSLYLDRITKDHSKEQPELPVCYGLELLVGKRMNQKTPAAAPVSAHVPHKRDDHEVPQTQRQQPPQSAGSLFFNRFTRNADLVASGVTKNIRRVGKYIKGSIYEFLYSYRGRPK comes from the exons ATGGATACGAACAACAATGGCAAAGACGAGCTCCCGGACCAATCAAAAGCCTCCAAAAAAGGCAGATCATGCAAAGGAACACTCTATTATTCCTCCGCCCTCAAATCCAAGGTTTACAATCCTCTCTGCGTCGGCATTCCTCGCGCCATCCCCGAAG TGCCTCAGTCAATAGTTGCAGAAACTGAAATGAAAGCTTCTAAAGATGATCGACATCTTACTGAATTTCGTTATGCTTGTGCTGGTTACTCTCTGTATTTGGATCGAATTACGAAAGACCATTCCAAGGAACAACCAGAATTGCCCGTTTGCTACGGTCTCGAG CTTTTGGTTGGCAAAAGAATGAATCAAAAGACACCTGCTGCCGCTCCTGTTTCTGCCCATGTCCCTCACAAACGGG ATGATCATGAAGTCCCTCAGACTCAGAGGCAGCAACCGCCTCAGTCAGCCGGAAGTCTCTTCTTCAACAG GTTTACAAGAAACGCAGATCTTGTTGCTTCAGGGGTGACTAAGAACATACGTAGAGTTGGGAAGTACATAAAAGGAAGTATCTACGAGTTTCTATACTCGTACAGAGGGCGACCAAAGTAA
- the LOC103436112 gene encoding protein FMP32, mitochondrial-like, whose translation MAAAAACRRVAQLGTGSGIGLSGFGGPGGASRTVSPSVEYRHLDCRLTSQLVKSNGKRLFLVDTLALVRRLEGQGVPSKHAEAITAAITEVLNDSLENVSHSFVTKGEMQKTEMIQESNLSKFKSEIQSAQGHHFSLLQHETEKLRNDIEKMRSELRYEIDKVTAGQRLDLNLERGRIREELSNQNAETNNLTNKLDREIHALRAQVEAAKYDVIKYCIGTLVSISAVGLAVLRILM comes from the exons ATGGCCGCTGCTGCGGCTTGCAGACGGGTCGCCCAATTGGGCACCGGGTCGGGGATCGGATTATCCGGTTTCGGAGGGCCCGGTGGTGCTTCGAGAACGGTGTCTCCGTCGGTGGAGTACAGGCATTTGGATTGCAGGCTGACTTCTCAGCTAGTCAAATCAAATGGAAAGCGGTTGTTTCTCGTCGATACATTAGCTCTG GTTAGGAGATTAGAGGGACAAGGCGTCCCCTCAAAGCACGCGGAGGCGATAACTGCTGCCATTACTGAAGTTTTGAATGACAGCTTGGAAAATGTGTCTCATTCATTTGTTACCAAAGGAGAGATGCAGAAA ACGGAAATGATCCAAGAATCCAACTTGTCCAAATTCAAATCCGAAATTCAAAGTGCGCAG ggacaccatttttctttgttgCAACACGAGACTGAAAAACTTCGGAATGATATAGAGAAGATGCGCAGTGAATTGAG GTATGAAATCGACAAAGTTACCGCAGGACAGCGGTTGGACTTGAACCTGGAAAGAGG GAGGATACGAGAAGAGCTATCTAATCAGAATGCTGAAACAAATAACCTCACTAACAAACTTGATCGG GAAATTCATGCTTTAAGGGCTCAGGTGGAAGCAGCAAAATACGATGTCATAAAATACTGCATAGGTACTCTTGTTTCGATATCTGCTGTCGGTCTTGCTGTACTCCGTATCCTGATGTAA
- the LOC103420003 gene encoding zinc finger CCCH domain-containing protein 44-like: MELEQAQLASAFYRPSIQEDGGGGREPPQLEKVFDRSMPAGEETLAAFQCETIGGGMVAGEAGQMVVVKEEAGKSMGKRRRGRPPSGHPKATAVRKQQDEEEDVCFICFDGGSLVLCDRRGCPKAYHPSCIKRDEAFFKSKAKWNCGWHICSSCQKAAHYWCYTCTYSLCKGCTKGADYQCVRANKGFCGTCMRTIMLIENMQENKEGAQVDFDDKSSWEYLFKVYWILLKGKLSLTLDELIKAKNPSNEAAVMVCKRDSSVELYDGNKTNSGAVNCSADLEPTHSKRSNKKPRTSDKDLSVEKSLGEKGMPLPEDTVWASKELLEFVAHMRNGDISVLSQFEVQALLLEYIKKNNLRDPRQKCQIICDLRLIRLFGKECVGHFEMLKLLEFHFPVKESSKADNISSAGIVNTIASQMEIDGNYDHQTMMGNDKKRKTRKRVDERGSPTNPDAFAAIDVHNINLIYLRRNSMENFFEDVDKLHEKVVGSIVRIRIPSGDQKQDIYRLVQVVGTSKVAEPYKVGTRTTDVKLEILNLNKKEIISIDEISNHEFSQDECKRLRQSIRCGLSKQLTVGEIQEKAMALHAIRVNDCLDAEVLRISHLRDRASEKGRRKELRQCVEKLQLLNSPEERQRRLSEIPEVRPDPTMDPSCESVDSAGAFDKKQDAKVRPRRSGRRGREPFSQPREGDTSSNSRSKGRKNSGRETFGINGRNTRRSQVNLTGLVSFDGNNQSAVESNTLSEVASENSSLPLSIVTNANICVDDFEADIIWHYQDPTGKVQGPFALMQLRKWSTAGHFPLDHRIWKINENPGDSVLLANALNGQYKEPLLPHDSPLLSQGFTVASDDRNNGQDDGRNKSMNPAGVDDKQVEESWNMKQDGQSLHNSELARTTALADVVNSSDEQNRIVLQGQVPLKDNNSSPNQPQESSSQPSPPVMPSETLLHQEGESRGAEINSDQTNGNLDPQQTAQGQIANGQCNESRSDSDGHSGQSSGQNWRPPPVSSPSNGCHSNSTFVPFAKSFESAEQDQKEHNFSDMSSPTPKPSNGDLRSQATENRQFVPSNAPVQDAGHSWSTSSSLVGGGAPLPEVGGDWGRYSPTPAKPSSIEEWESSLVSASSFKPSEMDQFTEPTEFCTLPDESVSDLLAEVEAMETLTSLANSTSIMNCRGEFTEGSKNGSISSVDGFSPAPDPGKGDALSSTGDLRGSMAADEPLGVRQGNALDLSSTGDLQVSMETEKPVGICQGNALDLQNRSGVHSSTSPGMEGDRKYSDVSVNQFEAGTEIRTTALSDIGSTDNHWNGRSESTGRSWEAVQPVPRNANMGWGGPDQGSVNLGWGGGQGITHGNTSIHPGHQLPARGMWESQPRYGEERFFSPRDRGFQNRDLGIGRGRFGWNRQALYGNGNGNGNGNGNGGSFRPPPKGQRVCKYYESGHCKKGASCGYLHP; this comes from the exons ATGGAGCTTGAGCAAGCTCAGCTCGCCTCCGCCTTCTACAGACCCAGTATACAAGAAGACGGAGGCGGAGGACGAGAACCGCCGCAACTGGAGAAGGTGTTTGACCGGTCGATGCCGGCGGGGGAGGAAACCTTGGCGGCCTTTCAATGCGAAACGATCGGTGGGGGGATGGTTGCCGGGGAGGCGGGGCAGATGGTGGTGGTCAAAGAGGAGGCGGGAAAGAGCATGGGGAAGCGGAGGCGGGGCCGGCCGCCGAGCGGGCATCCGAAAGCGACGGCGGTGAGGAAGCAGCAGGACGAAGAAGAAGACGTTTGCTTCATTTGCTTTGACGGCGGAAGCCTCGTGCTTTGTGATCGCAG GGGATGCCCTAAGGCTTACCATCCTTCGTGCATCAAGCGGGACGAGGCCTTCTTTAAATCGAAAGCCAAATGGAATTGCG GTTGGCATATATGTAGCAGTTGTCAGAAGGCTGCCCATTATTGGTGCTATACTTGTACATATTCTCTGTGCAAAGGATGTACTAAGGGCGCGGATTATCAATGTGTACGAGCAAATAAGGGATTTTGCGGAACATGTATGAGAACTATAATGCTAATTGAGaatatgcaagaaaacaaggaaGGG GCTCAAGTTGATTTTGATGACAAAAGCAGCTGGGAGTATCTCTTCAAGGTTTACTGGATTCTTCTGAAAGGGAAACTATCGTTAACTTTGGACGAGCTTATTAAAGCTAAAAATCCATCGAATGAAGCTGCTGTTATGGTTTGTAAGAGGGATTCTTCAGTTGAACTTTATGATGGTAATAAAACAAATTCAGGTGCTGTCAACTGTAGTGCAGATTTGGAACCTACACACTCCAAAAGAAGTAATAAAAAGCCTAGAACTTCTGACAAGGACTTGAGTGTTGAAAAATCACTTGGTGAAAAAGGGATGCCTCTCCCTGAAGACACAGTTTGGGCATCGAAGGAGCTCTTGGAGTTTGTTGCTCATATGAGAAATGGTGATATATCAGTGCTGTCTCAGTTTGAGGTCCAGGCGCTTTTGCTTGAGTACATAAAGAAAAACAATCTTCGTGATCCTCGCCAGAAATGCCAAATTATTTGTGATTTGAGGCTCATAAGGCTGTTTGGGAAAGAATGTGTGGGTCACTTTGAAATGTTAAAGCTTCTTGAATTTCACTTCCCCGTAAAGGAAAGTTCCAAGGCAGATAATATTAGTAGTGCTGGAATTGTTAATACTATTGCCAGCCAAATGGAGATTGATGGGAACTATGATCATCAAACCATGATGGGTAATGATAAGAAGCGTAAAACACGCAAAAGGGTAGATGAGAGAGGATCACCGACCAATCCAGATGCATTTGCAGCGATTGATGTTCACAACATTAATCTGATTTACTTGCGTCGTAACTCGATGGAGAATTTTTTTGAAGACGTTGATAAATTGCACGAGAAGGTGGTTGGTTCAATTGTGCGAATAAGAATTCCTAGTGGTGATCAAAAGCAAGATATTTATAGGCTTGTCCAAGTCGTAG GTACCAGCAAGGTTGCTGAACCTTATAAAGTTGGCACAAGAACAACTGATGTTAAACTTGAGATCTTGAACTTAAACAAGAAAGAGATTATATCAATTGATGAGATCTCTAATCATGAGTTCTCCCAG GATGAATGCAAACGATTACGTCAAAGTATAAGGTGTGGACTCAGCAAACAGTTGACTGTG GGTGAGATTCAGGAGAAAGCAATGGCACTTCATGCAATTAGAGTAAATGAT TGTCTGGATGCAGAGGTATTACGGATTAGTCACCTTCGCGATCGAGCAAGTGAAAAAGGACGCAGAAAAGA GCTTAGGCAATGCGTGGAGAAACTACAGCTTCTGAACTCGCCAGAGGAACGTCAGCGCAGACTGAGTGAAATTCCTGAAGTACGCCCTGATCCTACTATGGATCCAAGTTGCGAATCCGTAGACAGTGCTGGAGCATTCGATAAGAAACAAG ATGCTAAAGTAAGACCAAGAAGATCTGGTAGAAGGGGAAGGGAACCTTTCTCGCAACCAAGGGAAGGTGATACTTCAAGCAATTCAAGAAGCAAGGGACGGAAAAATTCGGGCAGAGAAACATTTGGAATTAATGGACGCAATACAAGAAGGAGCCAGGTCAATCTCACTGGTTTGGTGTCTTTTGATGGGAATAATCAATCAGCAGTTGAATCTAATACACTTTCTGAGGTTGCATCAGAAAATTCATCATTGCCCTTATCTATAGTGACGAATGCGAACATATGTGTTGATGATTTTGAGGCAGACATAATATGGCACTACCAGGACCCCACTGGAAAAGTTCAAGGACCATTTGCACTGATGCAGTTGCGTAAATGGAGTACAGCTGGGCACTTCCCTCTTGATCATAGAATATGGAAGATAAATGAGAATCCAGGTGACTCCGTTCTTTTGGCCAATGCATTGAATGGACAGTACAAAGAACCATTATTGCCGCATGACAGCCCGTTACTTTCTCAGGGATTTACAGTTGCCTCGGATGATAGAAACAATGGTCAGGATGATGGAAGGAACAAGAGTATGAACCCAGCTGGAGTGGATGATAAACAGGTTGAAGAGAGCTGGAACATGAAGCAGGATGGCCAAAGTTTGCATAATAGTGAACTTGCAAGGACCACTGCACTTGCAGATGTTGTCAATTCTAGTGATGAACAAAATAGAATCGTTTTGCAAGGCCAGGTTCCATTGAAGGATAATAATTCTTCACCTAACCAACCCCAAGAGAGTAGTTCACAACCTTCTCCACCTGTGATGCCATCTGAAACCCTGTTGCATCAAGAAGGGGAAAGTAGAGGAGCAGAAATTAACTCTGATCAGACGAATGGAAATTTGGATCCCCAACAAACTGCTCAAGGTCAAATTGCGAATGGACAGTGTAATGAGAGCCGATCTGATAGTGATGGCCATTCAGGCCAATCTTCAGGGCAAAACTGGAGACCTCCACCTGTAAGCAGTCCTTCAAACGGCTGTCATTCCAACTCGACTTTTGTTCCTTTCGCTAAATCATTTGAGAGTGCAGAACAAGATCAGAAGGAACATAATTTTTCAGATATGTCCAGTCCCACTCCAAAACCAAGCAATGGAGACTTAAGAAGTCAGGCTACTGAAAATAGACAGTTTGTGCCTTCAAATGCTCCTGTTCAGGACGCTGGCCATAGCTGGAGCACTTCTTCTAGTTTAGTGGGCGGTGGGGCACCACTTCCGGAAGTAGGTGGTGACTGGGGTCGATATTCCCCTACTCCAGCTAAACCATCTTCTATAGAGGAATGGGAATCCAGTCTTGTCTCTGCATCTTCTTTTAAACCAAGCGAGATGGATCAGTTTACAGAACCAACTGAATTTTGTACTTTACCTGATGAATCAGTTTCAGATCTTCTGGCTGAAGTTGAAGCAATGGAGACTCTCACCAGCTTGGCTAACTCAACTTCAATCATGAACTGTCGAGGGGAGTTTACAGAGGGTTCAAAAAACGGTAGTATCAGTTCTGTAGATGGATTTAGCCCAGCACCCGACCCTGGAAAAGGTGATGCTTTGAGCTCCACTGGTGATTTACGGGGTTCCATGGCGGCAGATGAACCACTTGGGGTACGTCAGGGAAATGCTCTTGATTTGAGCTCCACTGGCGATTTACAAGTTTCCATGGAAACGGAGAAACCAGTTGGGATATGTCAGGGAAATGCTCTTGATCTACAAAACAGATCTGGTGTACATTCGTCCACAAGCCCTGGAATGGAGGGAGACAGAAAGTACAGTGATGTTTCAGTTAACCAATTTGAGGCAGGGACAGAGATACGAACCACTGCACTGTCGGACATAGGCAGTACAGACAACCATTGGAATGGTAGGTCAGAAAGCACAGGAAGGAGTTGGGAAGCGGTTCAGCCGGTTCCGAGAAATGCAAACATGGGATGGGGAGGACCAGACCAAGGAAGTGTAAACCTGGGTTGGGGAGGTGGTCAGGGCATAACACATGGAAACACGAGCATACATCCAGGTCATCAGTTGCCCGCCAGGGGCATGTGGGAAAGCCAACCAAGATACGGTGAGGAAAGATTCTTCAGTCCAAGAGATCGTGGTTTCCAGAATAGGGATTTAGGTATCGGTAGGGGTAGGTTTGGATGGAACAGGCAGGCATTGTATGGGAATGGAAACGGAAACGGAAACGGAAACGGAAACGGAGGTTCGTTCAGGCCTCCCCCCAAAGGGCAGCGGGTTTGTAAATATTACGAAAGCGGGCACTGCAAGAAGGGAGCGTCGTGTGGTTATTTGCACCCCTGA
- the LOC103436114 gene encoding uncharacterized protein, giving the protein MYIKCIENNSSRCRVDKQCRSSQDKFQDFKKISVHSRLQVASLMAPPSYLTPTQRYAAGALFAFALHQAQIHQTRPLRLSSQEEESTEERTSSVSSADSVSDDPDLWVHENSGLLPPVFRFLEIDSAAWSGLQESAATSPASHHVGAFLRLLAEEGGRDGKDASENSDQELALSKGIDAMASSMEKDHESSQSKMEKHREYENECREKFSTTEVKENIEAADGKLGTSQEKGSTAVVKQKREDVDEHLEKLMEKCSTANVKQKIEEVDSQLENLHGTGGNLVRVKDAVVSTSDIRDKTIGELTMLSYERKVTVLYELLTACLADKREEKKKCTRRRKGYDARHRVALRLLATWLDVKWMKMEAIETMVACSAMALVKQEEEKEGTQSPKDKWAKWKRGGIIGAAAITGGALLTITGGLAAPAIAAGLGALAPTLGTIIPVIGASGFAAAATAAGSVAGSVVVAASFGAAGAGLTGSKMARRTGGVDQFEFKAIGENHNQGRLAVEILVSGFVFDEEDFMKPWEGHDDNLERYAVLWESKNLIAVSTAIQDWLTSTLAMGLMKQGAMMTVLGTLVTAFAWPATLLAATAFIDSKWAIAVDRSDKAGKLLAEVLLKGVHGNRPVTLVGFSLGARVIFKCLQCLAETEHHAELVERVVLLGAPISIADEKWEAARKMVAGRFVNAYSTNDWMLGVAFRASLLSRGLAGIQPINVQGIENVDVTDIIDSHSSYLWSTKQILELVELEGYYPVHRSMICIK; this is encoded by the exons ATGTATATCAAATGTATCGAAAACAACTCTTCACGTTGCCGCGTGGACAAGCAATGTAGAAGTAGTCAGGACAAATTTCAGGATTTCAAAAAAATTTCAGTTCATTCGAGGCTTCAGGTGGCATCACTCATGGCCCCGCCGTCGTATCTGACGCCGACGCAGCGGTACGCCGCCGGAGCTCTGTTCGCGTTCGCTCTTCATCAGGCTCAGATCCACCAGACGCGCCCTCTGCGATTGTCATCACAAGAAGAAGAGTCGACGGAGGAGCGGACCAGCAGCGTCAGCAGCGCCGACTCCGTCTCCGACGACCCGGATCTCTGGGTCCACGAAAACTCGGGTCTCCTCCCACCCGTTTTCAG GTTTCTGGAGATTGATTCTGCAGCATGGTCTGGACTTCAGGAGAGTGCTGCTACTTCTCCTGCTAGCCATCATGTTGGAGCT TTCTTGAGGTTGCTTGCTGAAGAAGGTGGTCGTGATGGTAAGGATGCTTCAGAAAATTCAGATCAAGAGCTTGCGTTGTCAAAAGGTATTGACGCTATGGCGTCTAGCATGGAAAAGGATCACGAGTCTTCCCAGTCGAAGATGGAAAAGCATCGTGAATATGAAAATGAATGTCGCGAGAAGTTCTCCACAACTGAGGTGAAAGAGAACATTGAGGCGGCGGATGGGAAGTTGGGAACTTCACAGGAGAAAGGGTCCACAGCTGTGGTGAAGCAAAAAAGGGAAGATGTGGATGAGCATTTGGAGAAGCTGATGGAGAAATGCTCCACAGCTAATgtgaaacaaaaaattgaagaagtgGACTCGCAATTGGAAAATCTGCACGGGACTGGTGGTAATCTGGTTAGGGTTAAAGACGCAGTTGTGTCTACCAGTGACATTCGTGACAAAACTATTGGAGAGTTGACAATGCTCAGTTATGAGAGGAAAGTTACAGTTCTCTATGAACTTCTTACAGCTTGTCTGGCTGATAAAcgtgaagagaagaagaaatgtaCCCGTCGGAGAAAGGGTTACGATGCTCGGCATCGTGTAGCTCTGCGTTTGCTAGCAACTTGGCTTGACGTCAAATGGATGAAAATG GAAGCCATTGAGACAATGGTTGCTTGCTCTGCAATGGCATTAgtaaaacaagaagaagaaaaagaaggaaccCAATCACCAAAAGACAAATGGGCTAAATGGAAGCGTGGTGGTATCATTGGTGCTGCTGCAATAACTGGAGGAGCGTTGTTGACAATAACTGGTG GACTAGCAGCCCCCGCAATTGCTGCAGGACTTGGTGCTCTAGCTCCAACATTGGGCACTATCATCCCAGTCATTGGAGCAAGTGGGTTTGCCGCAGCTGCAACTGCTGCAGGATCTGTTGCTGGTTCTGTTGTTGTTGCTGCATCATTTGGAG CTGCTGGAGCTGGACTCACAGGGAGCAAAATGGCTAGAAGAACTGGAGGTGTCGATCAATTTGAGTTCAAAGCTATTGGAGAAAATCATAACCAGGGC AGGCTAGCAGTCGAGATCTTGGTTTCAGGATTTGTGTTTGATGAGGAAGACTTTATGAAGCCTTGGGAGGGACATGATGACAATTTGGAAAG GTATGCAGTGCTCTGGGAGTCTAAGAATTTAATTGCAGTGAGCACTGCAATTCAGGATTGGCTTACCTCAA CACTTGCAATGGGTTTGATGAAGCAAGGTGCAATGATGACTGTGTTAGGCACTCTTGTAACTGCATTTGCTTGGCCAGCAACATTACTTGCAGCTACTGCTTTTATAGACAGCAAATGGGCAATTGCCGTGGACAG GTCAGACAAAGCAGGAAAGCTTCTTGCTGAGGTGTTACTAAAGGGAGTTCATGGGAACAG GCCTGTAACACTTGTGGGTTTCTCACTTGGAGCACGAGTAATTTTCAAGTGTCTCCAGTGTTTGGCAGAAACTGAACATCATG CTGAACTTGTAGAACGAGTTGTTCTGCTTGGAGCACCCATCTCGATTGCAGATGAGAAATGGGAAGCTGCTAGAAAG ATGGTGGCTGGAAGATTTGTGAATGCGTACTCCACAAATGATTGGATGCTTGGGGTTGCTTTCCGTGCTAG TCTACTTTCTCGAGGATTAGCTGGAATTCAACCAATCAATGTTCAAGGGATTGAGAAt GTGGATGTAACGGACATAATTGATTCGCACTCTTCCTATCTTTGGTCTACAAAGCAGATCCTGGAGCTGGTTGAACTGGAAGGCTATTATCCCGTTCACAGGAGCAtgatttgcataaaataa